A window of Phycobacter azelaicus contains these coding sequences:
- a CDS encoding ABC transporter transmembrane domain-containing protein: MARRTAAPNASEERQGSRKIGVLAALWPFMRPYRALMFMATCALVLTAGVSLSLPLAVRRVVDNFRFSDTALLNQYFLAALGMAALLAVGTGLRYALVTRLGERVVADIRKSVFDRVIGMSPEFYERIMTGEVLSRITTDTTLIQSVLGSSVSIALRNLLLFGGGMILMLLTSAKLTGLVLLIVPAVVVPILVLGRRLRTISRENQDWIAASSGNAGEALGAVQTVQAFTHETVSRQKFAEMTETAYDVSRKRIRTRAYLTVIVILLVFSGIVGVLWMGAVDVRSGNMSEGMLVQFVIYAVLVAGSVAALSEIWSELQRAAGATERLVELLNATDPVVDPAAPQALAQPVRGEIRFDNVMFRYPARPDVLALDDVSLEIKPGETVAFVGPSGAGKTTVIQLIQRFYDPNEGTVRLDGVALNELRRDAFRQHIAMVPQDPVIFATSARENIRFGRPDATDAEVEAAAKAAAAHEFISALPEGYDSYVGERGVMLSGGQKQRIAIARAILRDAPVLLLDEATSALDAESERLVQAAVDELSQGRTTLIVAHRLATVKKADRIVVMDQGRIVATGTHDALVAEGGLYARLARLQFTDGLAAE; encoded by the coding sequence ATGGCGCGCAGGACGGCAGCACCGAACGCAAGTGAAGAGCGGCAGGGGTCGCGGAAAATCGGCGTGCTGGCGGCGCTTTGGCCCTTCATGAGACCCTATCGGGCTTTGATGTTCATGGCCACCTGTGCGCTGGTCCTGACCGCGGGCGTGTCACTCAGTCTGCCATTGGCGGTCCGCCGCGTGGTGGATAATTTCCGCTTCTCGGATACGGCGCTTTTGAATCAGTACTTCCTTGCAGCGCTGGGCATGGCAGCCTTGCTGGCAGTGGGCACCGGCCTGCGTTACGCGCTGGTCACACGCCTTGGTGAAAGGGTGGTTGCCGATATCCGCAAGTCGGTTTTCGACCGGGTGATCGGCATGAGCCCAGAGTTCTACGAACGTATCATGACCGGAGAAGTCCTGAGCCGGATCACCACGGACACCACGCTAATCCAGTCGGTCCTCGGCTCATCGGTGTCTATCGCGCTGCGCAACCTGCTTTTGTTTGGCGGTGGCATGATCCTGATGCTTCTGACCTCAGCCAAGCTGACCGGACTGGTATTGTTGATCGTACCGGCCGTTGTTGTTCCGATTCTGGTGCTGGGGCGGCGTTTGCGCACGATCAGCCGGGAGAATCAGGACTGGATCGCGGCCTCTTCGGGCAACGCGGGCGAAGCGCTGGGCGCGGTACAGACCGTTCAGGCCTTTACCCATGAGACAGTTAGCCGCCAGAAGTTCGCAGAGATGACCGAGACAGCCTATGACGTCTCTCGCAAGCGTATCCGCACACGGGCCTACTTGACTGTCATCGTGATCCTTTTGGTCTTTTCCGGGATCGTTGGGGTTCTGTGGATGGGGGCTGTCGACGTGCGCAGTGGCAACATGAGTGAGGGTATGCTTGTTCAGTTTGTCATCTATGCCGTGCTGGTGGCAGGTTCTGTCGCGGCTCTGTCCGAGATCTGGAGCGAATTGCAGCGTGCTGCCGGTGCGACAGAGCGGCTGGTCGAACTGCTGAATGCAACTGACCCGGTGGTCGACCCTGCTGCCCCGCAGGCGCTGGCGCAGCCGGTGCGGGGAGAGATCCGCTTTGACAATGTGATGTTCCGCTACCCGGCGCGCCCGGACGTTCTGGCCTTGGATGATGTCTCGCTTGAGATCAAGCCGGGGGAAACCGTTGCCTTCGTTGGTCCTTCCGGTGCAGGCAAGACCACAGTCATTCAGCTGATCCAGCGTTTCTATGATCCAAATGAAGGCACTGTGCGCCTCGATGGCGTGGCGCTCAACGAGCTTCGGCGCGATGCGTTCCGCCAGCATATTGCCATGGTCCCGCAGGATCCTGTGATTTTTGCCACATCCGCCCGTGAGAACATCCGCTTTGGCCGTCCCGATGCAACGGATGCTGAGGTCGAGGCCGCCGCAAAGGCGGCTGCGGCCCATGAATTCATTTCGGCGCTGCCGGAGGGCTATGACAGTTATGTCGGTGAGCGCGGTGTGATGCTGTCCGGTGGGCAGAAGCAGCGGATTGCCATTGCCCGTGCGATCCTGCGGGACGCTCCGGTTCTTCTGCTGGATGAGGCGACCTCGGCGCTGGACGCGGAAAGCGAGCGTCTTGTGCAGGCGGCTGTGGATGAGCTCAGCCAGGGGCGCACCACTCTGATTGTGGCGCACCGTCTGGCCACCGTGAAAAAGGCGGACCGTATCGTGGTGATGGACCAAGGGCGCATCGTTGCCACCGGTACTCATGATGCGCTGGTGGCTGAGGGCGGCCTTTATGCGCGTCTTGCGCGGCTTCAGTTCACTGACGGGCTTGCCGCTGAGTAA
- a CDS encoding acyl-CoA synthetase, which produces MPFATLEDTKAVENEMPWAERDLPTTLYGLLSRTAGKFPNHNATSYQIFSGPNDKAETLTWSQLKDQVTQAANMFRELGIGEKDVVAYVLPNCTETLVTMLGGAVAGIVNPINPLLEPEQIASILRETNAKVVVTLKPFPKTDVAQKVAEAARHAPHVTTILEVDLNRYLTPPKSWIVPLVRPKLENKAQLAHADYKSFTKELRKQPTTLTFADSTEDRVACYFHTGGTTGMPKVAQHRYSGMIYNGWIGHSLLFTEEDNIMCPLPLFHVFACHVIVMAAVASGAHVVFPTPQGYRGDGVFDNFWKLIERWKISFIITVPTAISAKMQRPVDADISTVKTAFSGSAPLPVELFRRFEKATGVNIVEGYGLTEATCLVSCNPVDGEKKIGSIGIPFPYTDVKIIKSTADGLAECGIDEVGEICVSNPGVYAGNTYTEAEKNTELYFHDSYLRTGDLGRIDGDGYVWITGRAKDLIIRGGHNIDPAEIEEALLGHDAVAFAGAIGQPDLHAGEVPCAFVELVDGASVTAEELMDYCKVHIHERAAIPKHMTVLDELPKTAVGKVFKPDLRKNAITRIYNEALLKAGLPARVEAVIDDKKRGLVAQVAANGSSDVEIGQVLGGFTRPWEHLPAAQTAA; this is translated from the coding sequence ATGCCGTTTGCCACGTTGGAAGACACCAAGGCGGTTGAAAATGAAATGCCGTGGGCAGAGCGGGATCTGCCCACAACCCTTTATGGGCTGCTGTCGCGCACGGCCGGTAAGTTCCCGAACCACAATGCCACTAGCTATCAGATTTTTTCTGGGCCCAACGACAAGGCTGAGACCCTGACCTGGAGTCAGTTGAAAGATCAGGTGACCCAGGCGGCAAACATGTTCCGTGAGCTCGGCATCGGCGAGAAAGACGTCGTGGCCTATGTGCTTCCCAACTGTACCGAGACGCTGGTGACCATGCTGGGCGGTGCCGTGGCTGGTATCGTCAATCCGATCAACCCGCTTCTGGAGCCTGAGCAGATCGCGTCGATCCTGCGTGAAACGAATGCCAAGGTGGTGGTAACCCTGAAGCCTTTCCCGAAGACGGATGTGGCACAGAAAGTGGCCGAGGCGGCGCGCCATGCGCCCCATGTGACGACCATCCTCGAGGTGGATCTGAACCGCTATCTGACGCCCCCCAAATCCTGGATCGTGCCATTGGTGCGGCCCAAGCTGGAGAACAAGGCGCAGCTGGCTCATGCCGATTACAAGAGCTTCACGAAGGAGCTGCGCAAGCAGCCCACCACGCTGACCTTTGCCGACAGCACCGAAGACAGGGTCGCCTGCTACTTCCACACTGGCGGCACCACCGGGATGCCCAAGGTTGCGCAGCATCGCTATTCCGGCATGATCTACAACGGCTGGATCGGCCACAGCCTGCTATTCACTGAAGAGGACAACATCATGTGTCCTCTGCCGCTATTCCACGTTTTTGCCTGCCATGTCATCGTCATGGCGGCGGTGGCGTCGGGCGCACATGTGGTCTTCCCCACGCCGCAGGGCTATCGCGGAGACGGTGTGTTCGACAATTTCTGGAAGTTGATCGAGCGCTGGAAGATCTCTTTCATCATCACCGTGCCCACGGCGATTTCCGCCAAGATGCAGAGGCCGGTTGATGCGGATATCTCGACCGTGAAGACAGCCTTCTCCGGCTCTGCTCCGCTGCCGGTGGAGCTGTTCCGTCGCTTTGAAAAGGCGACCGGCGTCAATATCGTCGAAGGCTACGGGTTGACTGAGGCGACCTGCCTTGTGTCCTGTAATCCGGTGGACGGGGAGAAAAAGATCGGCTCGATCGGCATTCCCTTCCCTTACACGGATGTGAAGATCATCAAATCCACTGCCGATGGTCTGGCGGAATGCGGCATCGACGAGGTGGGTGAGATCTGCGTCTCAAACCCCGGCGTTTATGCGGGCAACACCTACACTGAGGCCGAGAAGAACACCGAGCTCTATTTCCACGACAGCTACCTGCGCACTGGGGATCTGGGCCGTATTGACGGCGATGGCTATGTCTGGATCACCGGGCGGGCTAAGGACCTGATCATTCGCGGTGGTCACAACATCGACCCTGCCGAAATCGAAGAGGCCCTGCTAGGCCATGATGCCGTTGCCTTTGCAGGGGCGATCGGCCAGCCGGACCTGCACGCGGGCGAAGTGCCTTGCGCCTTTGTCGAACTGGTCGACGGGGCGAGCGTAACCGCAGAAGAACTGATGGACTACTGCAAGGTCCACATCCACGAACGTGCCGCGATCCCGAAACACATGACCGTTCTGGACGAACTACCGAAGACCGCGGTTGGAAAGGTTTTCAAGCCGGACCTGCGCAAGAACGCCATTACGCGCATCTACAATGAGGCGCTTTTGAAAGCGGGCCTGCCTGCCCGCGTGGAGGCGGTGATCGACGATAAGAAACGTGGGTTGGTGGCTCAGGTTGCGGCCAATGGCTCCAGCGACGTAGAAATCGGTCAGGTTCTTGGCGGTTTCACCCGTCCCTGGGAGCATCTTCCGGCGGCACAGACAGCAGCCTGA
- a CDS encoding alpha/beta hydrolase: MDYEMLIDAETWDFIQKTAACFPADTAERSIAEQRAIYDAMAESFRAPRPDIVACTDREAAGVPVRIYQAGHPTRSVMFCHGGGFVVGGLESHDDVCAEICAQTGYRVVAVDYRLAPEHLHPAMFEDAWAAFEWILAQFDGGVVLAGDSAGANLCAAVAHHARGKTDRLLGQVLIYGAFGGDVDAGSYVEHADAPMLTRDEILFYQRIRCEGGILPKGDPTFAPLHDSDFSDLPPTVLVTADCDPVRDDSRIYRDRILAAGGSAHWINEEGLVHGYLRARHSVQRARDSFERISVAIEALGQEVWPYD; encoded by the coding sequence ATGGACTATGAAATGCTGATCGATGCGGAAACCTGGGACTTCATCCAAAAGACCGCAGCCTGCTTCCCGGCGGATACGGCCGAGCGGTCCATTGCCGAGCAGCGTGCGATCTATGATGCCATGGCCGAGAGTTTCCGCGCGCCGCGCCCGGATATCGTCGCCTGCACGGACCGTGAGGCCGCAGGTGTGCCGGTTCGCATCTATCAGGCAGGTCATCCGACGCGTAGCGTGATGTTCTGTCACGGCGGTGGGTTCGTGGTTGGGGGCCTTGAAAGCCATGATGATGTCTGTGCTGAGATTTGCGCACAGACCGGCTACCGGGTCGTTGCGGTCGACTACCGCCTGGCACCCGAGCATTTGCACCCGGCCATGTTCGAAGACGCCTGGGCAGCCTTTGAGTGGATCCTTGCGCAGTTTGACGGTGGCGTTGTCCTGGCGGGTGACAGCGCGGGTGCGAACCTTTGTGCGGCCGTGGCGCATCACGCACGCGGGAAAACGGACCGCCTGTTGGGCCAGGTTCTGATCTATGGCGCCTTTGGCGGTGATGTGGACGCCGGATCCTATGTTGAGCATGCCGACGCACCGATGCTGACCCGAGACGAGATTCTGTTTTATCAACGTATCCGCTGCGAAGGGGGAATCTTGCCCAAGGGAGATCCCACTTTCGCACCGCTGCATGACAGCGACTTCTCTGACCTTCCGCCGACCGTTCTGGTCACCGCCGATTGCGACCCGGTGCGCGATGACAGCCGCATCTACCGGGATCGGATCCTTGCCGCAGGCGGCAGCGCCCATTGGATAAACGAAGAGGGTCTGGTACATGGCTACCTGCGCGCCCGCCATTCGGTTCAGCGTGCGCGCGATAGTTTTGAGAGGATTTCAGTAGCGATCGAGGCGCTTGGCCAAGAGGTCTGGCCCTACGATTGA
- a CDS encoding DUF4453 domain-containing protein has protein sequence MKRLLSALALLASPAAASDYCHELWYTRNAIMHQAGYCFGSVLGQAVFGTGPCIGKSVTLSPEDNQTVARLRAAEKELSCRVNTKQPHLELDDLFVRRQLWDVPIPDDGESACIGWMGPEVILHAGQGADTPVVGSILPGQTVSYGHWPGAGWTYVTVSPGQGDWRTISVGWMNYERIGEVPCQQYAG, from the coding sequence GTGAAACGCCTGCTCTCTGCCCTCGCCCTGCTGGCCAGCCCTGCGGCGGCAAGCGACTACTGCCACGAGCTGTGGTACACACGGAACGCAATCATGCACCAGGCAGGCTACTGCTTTGGCTCGGTACTGGGACAGGCCGTCTTTGGCACCGGGCCCTGCATCGGCAAATCCGTCACCCTCAGCCCCGAGGACAACCAGACCGTTGCGCGACTGCGCGCGGCGGAAAAGGAACTATCCTGCCGGGTGAACACTAAGCAGCCGCACCTTGAACTCGATGACCTCTTTGTGCGCAGGCAGCTGTGGGATGTTCCGATCCCTGACGATGGCGAAAGCGCCTGCATCGGTTGGATGGGGCCAGAGGTCATCCTGCACGCCGGACAAGGCGCCGACACGCCAGTCGTAGGTTCGATCCTGCCGGGACAAACCGTATCATACGGGCATTGGCCGGGCGCCGGTTGGACCTATGTTACGGTCTCTCCAGGCCAGGGTGACTGGCGCACCATTAGCGTTGGCTGGATGAACTACGAACGCATCGGAGAGGTGCCTTGCCAGCAGTACGCGGGATGA
- a CDS encoding alkaline phosphatase family protein yields MDRKLLLIILDGVPWRNFRRLFGNLEGWVDSGDARVWKQRAVLPSISASCYASIHTGVAPAEHGCTGNGNVFRLSHKDVFSQVRAGGGVTGAVAHSFWSEFFNRHPFDYVRDIEYDEPDSETINHGRFHTMTGYGLINQMTPSDVDLFGTLTNLAHRFGLNYAMLHTCTLDSMGHRFFHDCQEMDHACAVMDEMLAPFIPRWRKMGYEVIVTADHGQDERGHHGGRSPLQQETALYYFGDAEGPAEDTVIDQLQLAPTILSRLGAPVAETMKAKPFLT; encoded by the coding sequence ATGGACCGCAAACTCCTTCTGATTATTCTGGACGGCGTGCCCTGGCGCAATTTCCGCCGTCTGTTCGGTAACCTTGAAGGCTGGGTAGACAGCGGCGATGCCCGTGTCTGGAAGCAGCGGGCAGTACTGCCCTCGATCTCGGCCAGTTGCTATGCCTCGATCCACACCGGTGTTGCCCCGGCCGAGCATGGCTGCACCGGCAACGGAAATGTCTTTCGCCTGTCGCACAAGGACGTCTTCAGCCAAGTCCGCGCAGGCGGCGGTGTGACGGGCGCTGTGGCGCACAGCTTCTGGTCCGAGTTCTTCAACCGCCATCCCTTCGACTACGTGCGCGACATCGAATATGATGAGCCGGACAGCGAGACGATCAACCACGGCCGTTTTCACACCATGACCGGCTATGGGCTGATCAACCAGATGACCCCTTCTGATGTCGATCTTTTTGGCACGCTTACCAACCTGGCCCACCGCTTTGGCCTCAACTACGCCATGCTGCATACCTGCACGCTCGACAGCATGGGGCACCGGTTCTTTCACGACTGCCAAGAGATGGACCATGCCTGCGCGGTGATGGACGAGATGCTGGCCCCCTTCATCCCGCGCTGGCGCAAGATGGGGTACGAGGTGATCGTCACAGCCGATCACGGTCAGGATGAACGCGGCCATCACGGAGGGCGCAGCCCCCTGCAACAGGAAACCGCGCTTTACTATTTTGGCGATGCTGAGGGGCCAGCCGAGGATACTGTTATCGATCAGTTGCAGCTTGCGCCGACAATCCTGTCTCGCCTTGGCGCCCCGGTTGCGGAGACCATGAAGGCCAAACCGTTTCTGACGTAA
- a CDS encoding ABC transporter ATP-binding protein: MSDPLVKVRDLKIGATVYPPGEKPHDIEIVHGVSFDLEKGKVLGLIGESGAGKSTIGLASMAYGRGGVKITGGEVWINGRDILKSSFKDIRALRGGEVTYVSQSAAASFNPAKKIMEQVTEAAIEQGKFSKKDAEARARALFAKLGLPDPDNIGERYPHQVSGGQLQRCMTALALCPEPDLVVFDEPTTALDVTTQIDVLKAIKEAIRDTGVAALYITHDLAVVAQVSDDIMVLRHGDMVEYGDVNQIINAPQEDYTKALVSVRSIEHEEKAPSGEPVLSVRNITARYKGTKFDVLHNVNANLYPGQTLAVVGESGSGKSTLARVITGLLPPREGEIEFAGRVLSPDLPSRSRDDLRELQMIYQMADVAMNPRQTVGTIIGRPLEFYFGMKGAEKRKRIIELLDEIELGEDFIDRYPAELSGGQKQRVCIARALAAKPKMIICDEVTSALDPLVADGILKLLLNLQKIENVAYLFITHDLATVRAISDNIAVMYQGRVQRYGSKSEVLSPPFDDYTDLLLGSVPEMRLGWLEEVIANRRMESAGN; the protein is encoded by the coding sequence ATGAGCGATCCCCTCGTAAAAGTCCGTGATCTCAAGATCGGCGCGACGGTCTACCCACCCGGCGAAAAGCCCCATGACATCGAAATCGTGCACGGCGTCAGCTTTGATCTGGAAAAGGGCAAGGTGCTTGGCCTGATCGGTGAATCCGGCGCCGGGAAATCCACCATTGGTCTTGCCTCCATGGCCTATGGCCGGGGCGGCGTAAAGATCACCGGCGGTGAAGTCTGGATCAACGGGCGAGACATCCTGAAAAGCTCTTTCAAGGATATTCGCGCCCTGCGTGGCGGTGAGGTCACTTACGTGTCGCAATCCGCCGCGGCCTCGTTCAATCCGGCCAAGAAGATCATGGAGCAGGTCACCGAGGCCGCGATCGAGCAGGGCAAGTTTTCCAAGAAGGACGCCGAGGCGCGCGCGCGCGCCCTCTTTGCCAAGCTTGGCCTGCCCGATCCCGACAACATTGGAGAGCGCTACCCGCACCAGGTCTCGGGCGGGCAGCTGCAGCGCTGCATGACGGCGTTGGCCCTGTGCCCCGAACCCGATCTTGTCGTCTTTGATGAGCCCACGACGGCGCTGGATGTGACCACGCAGATCGACGTACTGAAGGCGATCAAGGAAGCGATCCGCGACACTGGCGTGGCGGCACTCTACATCACCCACGATCTGGCCGTTGTGGCGCAGGTCAGCGATGACATCATGGTACTGCGTCACGGCGACATGGTGGAATATGGCGATGTAAACCAGATCATCAACGCGCCGCAGGAAGACTACACCAAGGCGCTGGTCTCGGTCCGTTCGATCGAACATGAAGAAAAAGCACCCTCGGGCGAGCCGGTGCTCAGCGTCCGCAACATCACCGCGCGCTACAAGGGCACCAAGTTCGACGTGTTGCACAATGTGAACGCGAACCTCTACCCCGGTCAGACGCTGGCTGTTGTGGGGGAGTCCGGTTCCGGCAAATCCACCCTCGCCCGTGTCATCACAGGCCTTCTGCCGCCGCGTGAGGGAGAGATCGAATTTGCAGGCCGCGTGTTGTCGCCCGATCTGCCCAGCCGCAGCCGCGATGATCTGCGCGAATTGCAGATGATCTACCAGATGGCCGATGTGGCGATGAACCCGCGCCAGACGGTCGGCACCATCATCGGACGCCCGCTGGAGTTCTACTTTGGCATGAAGGGCGCCGAAAAGCGCAAGCGGATCATCGAGCTTCTGGACGAGATCGAACTGGGCGAAGACTTCATCGACCGCTATCCGGCCGAGCTGTCGGGCGGTCAGAAACAGCGCGTCTGCATCGCGCGCGCGCTGGCGGCAAAGCCCAAGATGATCATCTGCGACGAGGTGACCTCGGCGCTCGACCCGCTGGTGGCGGACGGTATTCTGAAACTGCTGCTCAACCTCCAGAAGATCGAAAACGTTGCCTACCTGTTCATCACCCACGATCTGGCAACGGTCCGGGCGATCTCGGACAATATCGCCGTTATGTACCAGGGCCGCGTGCAGCGTTATGGCAGCAAGTCCGAAGTGCTGTCGCCACCCTTTGATGACTACACTGATCTCTTGCTTGGCTCGGTCCCGGAAATGAGGCTTGGCTGGCTGGAAGAGGTCATCGCCAACCGCAGGATGGAAAGTGCGGGCAACTGA
- a CDS encoding ABC transporter permease, with protein MRIPVAAAIGMFFTALYFLAAIFAPLLAPYGYDEVVSSGFWDPPSAEFLLGTDGIGRDLLSRMIYGGQTTIFVATAATILSFSTGSVLGFLAAVAGGWVDQLLSRFVDLLMSIPSLIFALVVLSVMPVTLPVLILVMGLLDSTRVFRLSRAVAVDIEVMDYVEAARLRGEKTAWIIFREILPNALSPLVAEMGLRFIFMVLFVSTLSFLGLGIQPPQADWGGIVKENAEGIVYGAPAALMPAFAIATLAISVNLVADWILNRTTSLKGGRG; from the coding sequence ATGAGAATTCCTGTTGCTGCAGCCATTGGGATGTTCTTCACAGCGCTGTATTTCCTTGCGGCGATCTTTGCTCCGCTACTGGCGCCCTATGGCTATGATGAAGTCGTCAGCTCCGGCTTTTGGGATCCGCCAAGCGCCGAGTTCCTTCTGGGCACCGACGGCATTGGCCGCGATCTGCTGTCGCGGATGATCTATGGCGGGCAGACCACGATCTTTGTGGCCACTGCTGCGACCATCCTGTCCTTTTCAACCGGATCCGTGCTGGGCTTTCTTGCCGCCGTGGCCGGAGGATGGGTCGACCAGCTGTTGTCGCGCTTTGTGGACCTTTTGATGTCGATCCCCTCGCTGATTTTTGCCCTTGTGGTGCTGTCGGTGATGCCAGTGACCCTGCCGGTGCTGATCCTTGTGATGGGCTTGCTCGATTCCACGCGCGTCTTCCGCCTGTCGCGCGCCGTGGCTGTGGATATCGAGGTGATGGACTATGTCGAAGCCGCGCGTCTGCGCGGTGAGAAAACCGCCTGGATCATCTTCCGCGAAATCCTGCCCAATGCCCTGTCGCCGCTGGTGGCCGAAATGGGCCTGCGCTTCATCTTCATGGTTCTGTTCGTTTCCACCCTGTCCTTCCTCGGCCTTGGCATTCAGCCTCCGCAGGCGGACTGGGGCGGCATCGTGAAGGAAAACGCCGAAGGCATCGTCTATGGCGCTCCGGCAGCGCTGATGCCGGCCTTTGCCATCGCCACGCTCGCCATCTCGGTGAACCTGGTGGCGGACTGGATCCTGAACCGAACCACCTCGCTGAAAGGAGGCCGCGGATGA
- a CDS encoding ABC transporter permease, which yields MPLIVKLLVQRIALGLLLLLLVSALIFAGTIILPGDVAQSILGQSATPEALANLRAELGLNEPALQRYFSWLGGLMQGDLGTALTSGRDIGESIAQRLSNTLFLAFWAAIVAVPMAIFLGLLAVRYRERWPDKLISGVTLASISIPEFLIGYVLMFFFGVKMGWFYPTAAAFRPDAPLLDKLDAIALPVATLTLVVLAHMMRMTRAAILNVMQSAYIETAELKGLNTFQVIYRHAFPNAIAPIVNVVMLNLAYLVVGVVVIEVVFVYPGMGQYLVDSVSKRDVPVVQACGIIFAAVYIGLNMIADIVAILSNPRLRHPK from the coding sequence ATGCCCCTCATTGTGAAACTGTTGGTCCAGCGCATTGCGCTGGGCCTATTACTCTTGCTGCTTGTTTCCGCGCTAATCTTTGCGGGAACCATCATCCTTCCGGGCGATGTGGCGCAGTCCATTCTGGGACAATCCGCAACCCCGGAGGCGCTGGCGAACCTGAGGGCCGAACTCGGCCTGAATGAACCTGCCCTGCAACGGTATTTTTCCTGGCTGGGCGGATTGATGCAGGGGGATCTGGGTACGGCCCTGACCTCGGGACGGGATATTGGCGAGAGTATCGCACAACGTCTGTCCAATACGCTGTTTCTGGCCTTCTGGGCGGCAATTGTCGCCGTGCCGATGGCCATTTTCCTCGGTCTTCTGGCGGTACGATATCGCGAGCGCTGGCCCGACAAGTTGATCTCCGGCGTCACGCTGGCTTCGATCTCCATCCCCGAGTTTCTGATCGGCTATGTGCTGATGTTCTTTTTTGGCGTGAAAATGGGCTGGTTCTACCCGACCGCCGCAGCCTTCCGCCCAGACGCGCCGCTTTTGGACAAGCTGGACGCCATTGCCCTGCCGGTCGCCACGCTGACCCTGGTTGTCCTCGCGCATATGATGCGCATGACGCGCGCTGCGATCCTCAACGTGATGCAGTCGGCCTATATCGAAACAGCCGAGCTGAAGGGCCTAAACACCTTTCAGGTAATCTATCGTCACGCCTTTCCGAACGCCATTGCGCCAATCGTAAACGTCGTGATGCTGAACCTTGCCTATCTGGTGGTGGGCGTCGTGGTGATCGAAGTGGTCTTTGTCTATCCCGGCATGGGACAATACCTGGTCGATAGCGTTTCCAAGCGGGACGTTCCTGTCGTGCAGGCCTGCGGTATCATCTTTGCCGCCGTCTATATCGGCCTCAACATGATCGCCGATATCGTCGCCATCCTTTCCAACCCGAGACTGAGGCACCCGAAATGA